A part of Planococcus sp. MB-3u-03 genomic DNA contains:
- the xseB gene encoding exodeoxyribonuclease VII small subunit gives MAENNMMFNDAMEQLEEIVKLLEQGDVPLEEALTLYQKGMELSKLCHDKLKNAETQLVTMMKDGKEVPAEIEGEGNAQ, from the coding sequence ATGGCAGAAAATAACATGATGTTCAACGACGCAATGGAGCAGTTGGAGGAAATCGTCAAATTGCTCGAACAAGGCGATGTGCCGCTCGAAGAAGCGTTGACGCTTTACCAGAAAGGCATGGAGTTATCGAAGCTATGCCACGATAAATTGAAAAATGCCGAAACCCAGCTGGTGACGATGATGAAAGACGGAAAAGAAGTCCCGGCTGAAATCGAAGGGGAAGGAAATGCGCAATGA